From Microbacterium sp. YJN-G, a single genomic window includes:
- a CDS encoding FAD-dependent oxidoreductase yields the protein MADIDVDVLVIGWGKGGKTLAGALGRKGRSVALVEQSKAMYGGSCINIACIPTKDLVHSASERRPEDDPQAWFSAAVGGRDALTEKLRARNHAMLAEVATVTLIDGRARFTGAHDVQVTAGEDTLTVHSDTIIINTGTEPAEPRFPVDSTRVFDSTTIQHVDPLPERLVVVGGGYVGLELTGMFSKFGSQVTMIDHGETFMRNEDRDVADAARALLKESGVQVILGGDVRSIRDEAGSTTVELAVGDKTRTLTTDAVLVAVGRHPVTAELGLDAAGVALDERGYVVVDDRLRTSVPHIFAVGDVNGGPQFTYISLDDNRIVMDELNGPGTRSTTDRTAVPYTVFLTPPLGRVGMNEAQARESGRRVLIAAKPIVDIAAMPRPKIVGETHGLIKVLIDADSDLVLGAAVFSIDAQEVINLIALAMRHDVTATELRDSIWTHPSSTEALNEVLATTRPLDA from the coding sequence ATGGCTGACATCGATGTGGACGTGCTCGTCATCGGATGGGGAAAGGGCGGCAAGACCCTCGCGGGAGCGCTCGGTCGCAAGGGACGATCCGTCGCCCTCGTCGAGCAGTCGAAGGCGATGTACGGCGGCAGCTGCATCAACATCGCCTGCATCCCGACGAAGGACCTCGTGCACAGCGCATCCGAACGCCGTCCCGAGGACGACCCGCAGGCCTGGTTCTCCGCCGCCGTCGGCGGCCGCGATGCGCTGACCGAGAAGCTCCGCGCCCGCAATCACGCGATGCTCGCCGAGGTCGCCACCGTCACCCTCATCGACGGCCGCGCCCGCTTCACCGGCGCGCACGACGTGCAGGTGACCGCGGGCGAGGACACGCTCACCGTGCACTCCGACACGATCATCATCAACACCGGGACAGAGCCGGCCGAGCCCCGGTTCCCGGTCGACAGCACGCGGGTGTTCGATTCGACCACGATCCAGCACGTCGATCCGCTCCCCGAGCGTCTGGTCGTGGTCGGCGGCGGATACGTCGGCCTGGAATTGACGGGGATGTTCTCGAAGTTCGGCTCGCAGGTCACGATGATCGACCACGGCGAGACGTTCATGCGGAACGAGGATCGCGACGTGGCGGATGCCGCCCGCGCCCTGCTCAAGGAGTCGGGCGTGCAGGTCATCCTCGGCGGCGATGTGCGCAGCATCCGCGACGAGGCCGGCAGCACGACCGTGGAACTCGCCGTCGGCGACAAGACCCGCACCCTCACGACGGATGCCGTGCTCGTCGCGGTCGGCCGGCATCCGGTCACCGCTGAGCTCGGACTCGACGCCGCGGGCGTCGCGCTCGACGAGCGCGGCTACGTCGTCGTCGACGACCGGCTGCGCACGTCGGTCCCGCACATCTTCGCCGTCGGCGACGTCAACGGCGGACCGCAGTTCACCTACATCTCGCTGGACGACAACCGCATCGTCATGGACGAGCTGAACGGACCGGGCACACGATCGACCACGGACCGCACGGCGGTGCCGTACACGGTCTTCCTCACCCCTCCGCTCGGCCGCGTCGGCATGAACGAGGCCCAGGCGCGCGAGAGCGGGCGGCGCGTCCTCATCGCCGCGAAGCCCATCGTGGACATCGCCGCGATGCCGCGCCCGAAGATCGTCGGCGAGACCCACGGACTCATCAAGGTGCTCATCGACGCGGACTCCGACCTGGTGCTGGGAGCCGCAGTCTTCTCGATCGACGCGCAGGAGGTCATCAACCTCATCGCCCTCGCCATGCGCCACGACGTGACGGCCACCGAACTGCGCGACAGCATCTGGACCCATCCTTCGAGCACCGAAGCGCTCAACGAGGTGCTCGCCACGACCCGCCCCCTGGACGCCTGA
- a CDS encoding GNAT family N-acetyltransferase encodes MTEPAESGAAVSRIRPYLPSDRDAMYEVCVRTADAGADATGLFDDDRLWGDIFAVPYVERHPDLAWVVESPDGRTIGYIVSTDDTEAFETWFRDEWWPGVEARYPLSGEAEPTRQDGMLGYASSRAPGREAHATQYPAHLHIDLLPETQGQGLGRRLIETLFTELRRRGVPGLHLGMNPENTGAGAFYERIGMHRLESGPGSTMYGVLFG; translated from the coding sequence ATGACCGAGCCGGCCGAGTCCGGCGCAGCCGTGTCCCGCATCCGCCCCTACCTGCCCTCCGACCGTGACGCGATGTACGAGGTGTGCGTGAGGACGGCGGATGCCGGGGCCGACGCCACCGGCCTGTTCGACGATGACCGGCTGTGGGGCGACATCTTCGCCGTGCCGTACGTGGAGCGGCATCCGGATCTCGCCTGGGTCGTGGAATCGCCCGACGGACGCACGATCGGCTACATCGTGTCGACGGACGACACCGAGGCCTTCGAGACGTGGTTCCGGGATGAGTGGTGGCCGGGCGTCGAGGCCCGCTACCCGCTGTCGGGGGAGGCTGAGCCGACCCGCCAGGACGGCATGCTCGGCTACGCGAGCAGTCGAGCACCGGGCCGTGAGGCGCATGCGACGCAGTACCCGGCGCACCTGCACATCGATCTGTTACCCGAGACGCAGGGACAGGGACTCGGACGCCGACTGATCGAGACGCTGTTCACCGAGCTGCGCCGACGCGGCGTGCCGGGCCTGCACCTGGGGATGAATCCGGAGAACACCGGTGCCGGCGCGTTCTATGAACGGATCGGCATGCATCGGCTGGAGTCGGGGCCGGGCAGCACCATGTACGGCGTGCTCTTCGGCTGA
- a CDS encoding multidrug effflux MFS transporter — protein sequence MLHPGDAIPAARRVLYIILLGALTALGPFTIDLYLPAFPQLEADFATSAAMIQLTLTGTMIGFAIGQLVVGPLSDKVGRRVPLISVTALHVLASVAAAIAPDLILLGGARVVMGIGAAAGGVVAMAIVRDLFGGRRLVVMLSRLALVSGVAPVVAPLIGSALLAVMPWRGIFVVLAGYGFVMLVAALIVLPETLPRERRQERGSSTVLQRYRSVFSDRVFVGVLIIGGMTFSGLFSYLSASPFLFQQTHGLDPQAYGLLFAANSIGVVGGVQAASRLAARFGPQWVMAFSTVMLLISGTAIIVCDQVGAGFWGTVIPLWLFMTACGFTFPCVQVLALDRHGKAAGTAASVLGASNNGVAAIISPAVGLISTGSGITATTMAIVMVGCAVIAILALWLIVRPRTVAMLAP from the coding sequence ATGCTGCACCCCGGGGATGCGATTCCCGCAGCCCGCCGGGTGCTGTACATCATCCTGCTCGGGGCGCTCACCGCGCTCGGGCCGTTCACGATCGACCTGTACCTGCCCGCGTTCCCGCAGCTCGAGGCCGATTTCGCCACCTCGGCGGCGATGATCCAGCTCACCCTCACCGGCACCATGATCGGCTTCGCGATCGGGCAGCTGGTCGTCGGCCCGCTCAGCGACAAGGTCGGCCGGCGGGTGCCGCTCATCTCGGTGACCGCGCTGCATGTGCTCGCCAGCGTCGCCGCGGCCATCGCGCCGGATCTGATCCTGCTCGGCGGCGCGCGCGTGGTGATGGGCATCGGCGCCGCGGCCGGCGGCGTGGTGGCGATGGCGATCGTGCGTGACCTGTTCGGCGGACGCCGCCTGGTGGTGATGCTGTCGCGCCTCGCCCTGGTCTCGGGCGTCGCACCGGTCGTCGCGCCGCTGATCGGCTCGGCCCTGCTCGCGGTGATGCCATGGCGGGGGATCTTCGTCGTGCTCGCCGGCTACGGGTTCGTCATGCTCGTCGCCGCCCTCATCGTGCTGCCCGAGACCCTGCCGCGCGAGCGGCGTCAGGAGCGCGGATCGAGCACCGTGTTGCAGCGCTATCGCAGCGTGTTCTCGGACCGGGTCTTCGTCGGCGTGCTGATCATCGGCGGGATGACCTTCTCGGGCCTGTTCTCCTACCTCTCGGCTTCGCCGTTCCTGTTCCAGCAGACCCACGGACTCGACCCGCAGGCATACGGCCTGCTGTTCGCGGCGAACTCGATCGGCGTGGTCGGCGGGGTGCAGGCGGCCTCGCGACTGGCGGCGCGCTTCGGCCCGCAGTGGGTGATGGCGTTCTCGACCGTGATGCTGCTGATCTCGGGCACGGCGATCATCGTCTGCGACCAGGTCGGAGCCGGGTTCTGGGGCACGGTGATCCCGCTGTGGCTGTTCATGACCGCCTGCGGATTCACCTTCCCGTGCGTGCAGGTGCTGGCACTGGACCGGCACGGCAAGGCGGCCGGCACCGCGGCATCCGTGCTCGGCGCCAGCAACAACGGCGTCGCCGCGATCATCTCGCCCGCCGTGGGTCTGATCTCGACAGGTTCGGGGATCACTGCGACGACCATGGCGATCGTGATGGTCGGCTGCGCGGTGATCGCGATCCTGGCGCTGTGGCTGATCGTGCGTCCGCGCACGGTGGCGATGCTCGCCCCCTGA
- a CDS encoding Lrp/AsnC family transcriptional regulator: MITVARNRLADRTDRSLLRELIRNPSSTTLALAEATGLARNTVRARLVRYDEDGTLRSFQRRIDPGVLGYQLSAYVVTSVTQRKLDRVGESLAAIPEVVEVLGLSGITDLMIRVVARDADDLYRIAGRILDVDGVKRTTTGLVMREMVAYRVEQLL; this comes from the coding sequence ATGATCACAGTGGCACGCAACCGCCTGGCCGACCGAACCGACCGCAGCCTGCTTCGCGAACTCATCCGCAATCCCAGCAGCACCACCCTCGCCTTGGCTGAGGCAACCGGTCTGGCCAGGAACACCGTGCGCGCCCGTCTCGTCCGATACGACGAGGACGGCACGCTGCGCTCCTTCCAGCGACGCATCGATCCTGGCGTGCTCGGCTACCAGCTGAGCGCCTATGTCGTCACCAGCGTGACCCAGCGCAAGCTCGACCGCGTCGGGGAGTCGCTCGCCGCGATCCCGGAGGTCGTCGAAGTGCTCGGTCTGTCAGGCATCACCGATCTGATGATCCGCGTCGTCGCCCGAGACGCCGACGACCTCTACCGCATCGCGGGGCGCATCCTCGACGTCGACGGCGTGAAACGCACCACGACCGGCCTGGTCATGCGCGAGATGGTCGCATACCGCGTCGAGCAGCTGCTCTGA
- a CDS encoding transketolase-like TK C-terminal-containing protein: MPIAIAPAEPFGSPTSDLIALATIERRVLWLATSMIHHANRVRASVSGLKVGGHQASSASIATIMTALWFEQLRAEDRVSVKPHASPVLHAINYLLGEIGEEHMTTLRRFGGVQGYPSRSKDPDTVDYSTGSVGIGATAPIWGAISRRYASSVSGTPSYGRQYSLVGDAELDEGAIWEALLDPHVPDLGELVWIIDLNRQSLDRVVPNIAAGKIERMFGAAGWQVITVPFGGQLEELFRRPGGEALRARILDMPNAEFQRLLRCPADELRQRLPGADTAAAGIRSLLDAIGDDELVSTIRNLGGHDLAVLRAAFAQIDDTRPTVIIAYTIKGHGLPTAGHPQNHSSLLTFEQYDQLADELGMDPAAPWARFDPDSAEGHLCAEAAERLRRDPVVDVTPPTVPADFGRTPSGTGTTQAALGRVLLDLTRSAPEVARRVVTASPDVSSSTNLAGWLNKAGVWSTSDRQNWFADDPETIMHWRERPSGQHIELGIAEVNLVSLVSELGTTWSRWGQPLFPIGVLYDPFVERALEPWSYGMYTGGQSILIGTPSGVSLAAEGGAHQSIKTPSIGLEQPECISFEPAFMQEVEWMLLAAMSQMARPGGRSAYLRLSTKRVDQALAAIPVDPAARERRRRQVVAGGYRLRSAEQPVATIAAMGAMIPDAVDAATRLAVLGVDADIVCVTSPGLLFEAVQARGGQGEGSDWILDQVLPSDRARPMVTVLDGHPHALAFLGGVHGVPARHLGVSRFGQSGDLADVYRYHGIDADSIVRAVLDVTA; this comes from the coding sequence ATGCCTATCGCCATCGCTCCCGCCGAACCCTTTGGGTCCCCCACCTCCGATCTCATTGCGCTCGCCACCATCGAGCGGCGGGTGTTGTGGCTCGCGACGTCGATGATCCACCACGCGAACCGTGTTCGTGCCAGCGTCTCTGGCCTGAAGGTCGGCGGCCATCAGGCATCGAGTGCGTCCATCGCGACGATCATGACAGCGCTGTGGTTCGAGCAGCTGCGCGCCGAAGACCGCGTATCGGTCAAGCCGCACGCATCGCCTGTGCTGCATGCCATCAACTACCTGCTCGGCGAGATCGGCGAGGAGCACATGACCACACTCCGCAGGTTCGGCGGAGTTCAGGGCTACCCGAGCCGGTCGAAGGACCCCGACACCGTCGACTACTCCACGGGCTCCGTGGGCATCGGCGCCACGGCCCCGATCTGGGGTGCGATCTCGCGTCGTTATGCGTCGTCGGTCTCCGGAACACCGTCGTACGGACGCCAGTACTCCCTGGTCGGCGATGCCGAGCTCGATGAGGGGGCCATCTGGGAGGCTCTGCTCGACCCGCACGTGCCAGACCTCGGCGAGCTCGTCTGGATCATCGACCTCAACCGCCAGTCGCTCGACCGGGTCGTGCCGAACATCGCGGCGGGAAAGATCGAGCGGATGTTCGGCGCTGCCGGATGGCAGGTCATCACCGTACCGTTCGGCGGGCAACTCGAGGAGCTGTTCCGTCGCCCGGGCGGCGAGGCGCTGCGCGCCCGTATCCTCGACATGCCCAACGCCGAATTCCAGCGTCTGCTGCGCTGTCCGGCGGATGAGCTGCGGCAGCGGCTGCCAGGAGCGGATACTGCCGCAGCCGGCATCCGCTCTCTTCTCGACGCCATCGGCGACGACGAACTCGTGAGCACGATCCGCAACCTCGGCGGGCACGATCTGGCAGTGCTGCGCGCCGCCTTCGCGCAGATCGACGACACCCGCCCGACGGTCATCATCGCGTACACGATCAAGGGCCATGGGCTTCCGACGGCGGGGCATCCGCAGAATCACTCCTCTCTGCTGACCTTCGAGCAGTACGATCAGCTTGCGGACGAGCTGGGCATGGATCCTGCCGCACCGTGGGCGCGCTTCGACCCCGACTCCGCCGAGGGGCATCTGTGCGCGGAGGCGGCCGAGCGGTTGCGACGGGATCCGGTGGTGGACGTGACTCCGCCGACGGTTCCCGCCGATTTCGGCCGCACCCCTTCGGGAACCGGTACGACCCAGGCCGCCCTCGGCCGGGTGCTGCTGGATCTGACCCGATCCGCACCCGAGGTCGCGCGACGGGTGGTGACTGCGAGTCCCGACGTCTCCAGCAGCACGAACCTCGCGGGGTGGCTGAACAAGGCTGGTGTCTGGTCGACCAGCGACCGTCAGAACTGGTTCGCCGACGACCCCGAGACCATCATGCACTGGCGCGAGCGGCCGAGCGGCCAGCACATCGAGCTGGGCATTGCCGAGGTCAACCTGGTGAGCCTCGTCAGCGAGCTCGGCACCACCTGGAGCCGTTGGGGGCAACCGCTGTTCCCGATCGGTGTGCTCTACGACCCGTTCGTGGAGCGCGCGCTGGAACCGTGGTCGTACGGCATGTATACGGGCGGCCAGTCGATCCTCATCGGCACGCCGTCAGGGGTCTCGCTGGCCGCCGAGGGCGGCGCTCACCAATCGATCAAGACCCCGTCGATCGGCCTGGAGCAGCCCGAGTGCATCAGCTTCGAGCCCGCCTTCATGCAGGAGGTCGAGTGGATGCTGCTCGCCGCCATGTCGCAGATGGCCCGCCCCGGCGGCAGATCCGCCTACCTGCGCCTGTCGACCAAGCGGGTCGATCAGGCACTCGCCGCGATCCCGGTGGACCCGGCCGCGCGGGAACGCCGTCGGCGTCAGGTCGTCGCCGGCGGCTACCGCCTGCGCAGCGCGGAGCAGCCGGTCGCGACGATCGCCGCGATGGGCGCGATGATTCCGGATGCTGTCGACGCGGCCACCCGCCTCGCAGTGCTCGGGGTGGATGCTGACATCGTCTGCGTGACGAGCCCCGGGCTGCTGTTCGAAGCAGTACAGGCGCGCGGCGGGCAGGGCGAGGGGAGTGACTGGATCCTCGACCAGGTGCTCCCGTCAGACCGCGCACGTCCTATGGTGACCGTGCTC
- a CDS encoding phosphatase PAP2 family protein: protein MTRTRMLISGGALLAAAVVLGWVVVVLFGGAVDGLDPSWDRLMVQIRQPWMLSIAYALNIIGGGWVATFLVPLLLLGMLAAMRRWRAAVYAAVTFLVSVGLTQLIKEIFGRARPEDLLVPSDFGSFPSGHTANAATIAVVLIIIFRKRWIVIAGIIWTLAMALSRTILSVHWLTDTIGGMLIGAAAALLVAAVLGRWALPSRDATVSASSEKELP, encoded by the coding sequence ATGACCCGAACTCGGATGCTGATCTCGGGCGGCGCGCTGCTGGCCGCCGCCGTCGTCCTGGGGTGGGTGGTCGTCGTCCTCTTCGGAGGAGCGGTCGACGGGCTGGATCCCAGCTGGGACCGGCTGATGGTGCAGATCCGGCAGCCCTGGATGCTATCGATCGCCTACGCGCTGAACATCATCGGCGGAGGCTGGGTCGCCACGTTCCTGGTGCCCCTGCTGCTTCTCGGGATGCTGGCGGCGATGCGCCGATGGCGGGCCGCGGTCTACGCCGCGGTGACCTTCCTGGTGAGCGTCGGCCTGACGCAGCTGATCAAGGAGATCTTCGGGCGCGCGCGGCCGGAGGACCTGCTGGTGCCCTCGGATTTCGGATCATTCCCCTCGGGGCATACGGCCAACGCGGCGACCATCGCGGTCGTGCTGATCATCATCTTCCGAAAACGGTGGATCGTCATCGCGGGCATCATCTGGACACTGGCGATGGCCCTGTCGCGCACGATCCTCAGCGTGCACTGGCTCACCGACACGATCGGCGGGATGCTGATCGGCGCGGCCGCAGCCCTGCTGGTGGCCGCCGTGCTGGGGCGATGGGCCCTGCCTTCCCGGGACGCCACGGTCTCCGCATCGAGCGAGAAGGAGCTTCCATGA
- a CDS encoding cupin domain-containing protein, whose product MSFATSHLLLAASAGDLVASHPVEEGRVRPHRTLDGDGFKIRTLVMDAGSVLREHKAPVPILVTVISGRILFRVAGVEYDLTAGGTIQVAASEPHELEAVEASHVLLTLMG is encoded by the coding sequence ATGAGCTTCGCCACCTCCCACCTGCTCCTCGCGGCATCCGCCGGCGACCTCGTCGCCTCGCACCCGGTCGAGGAGGGGCGCGTGCGTCCGCACCGCACCCTCGACGGCGACGGGTTCAAGATCCGCACTCTGGTCATGGATGCCGGATCGGTGCTGCGCGAGCACAAGGCTCCCGTGCCGATCCTCGTGACCGTCATCTCCGGGCGCATCCTGTTCCGCGTCGCCGGAGTCGAGTACGACCTCACCGCCGGTGGGACCATCCAGGTCGCGGCATCCGAGCCCCACGAACTGGAGGCCGTCGAGGCCTCGCACGTGCTGCTCACCCTGATGGGCTGA